TGATCACCAGTGATGTCGCTCCGAAACACCTCACCGGATTCGAAGATCGGATGCGCAGCCGCTTCGAGTGGGGCCTGATCACTGATGTCCAGGCGCCCGACCTCGAGACGCGCATCGCCATTCTCCGCAAGAAGGCGCAGAGCGAGGCGCTGCACATCCCCGACGAGGTGCTCGAGTACATCGCGACCGTCGTCTCCTCCAACATCCGTGAGCTCGAAGGCGCCCTCATCCGCGTCTCGGCCTTCGCGAGCCTCAATCGATCGTCCCTCGACATATCTCTCGCCCAGACTGTGCTGCGCGACATCATCGACACGGCAGAAGACAACATCATCTCGCCGACGGACATCATCACGGCGACCGCGCAGTACTTCAAGCTCACGGTCGACGACCTGTACGGGTCGAGCCGGTCACAGCAGATCGCCACCTCGCGTCAGATCGCGATGTACCTCTGCCGAGAGCGCACGAACCTGTCACTGCCGAAGATCGGTCAGCTGTTCGGAAATCGCGACCACACGACGGTGATGTACGCGTACAAGAAAATCAGCGAGCTCATGAAGGAGCGTCGCTCGATCTACAACCAGGTCACCGAGATCACCACACAGCTCGGTCGGCGCTGAGCTCCATCTGACCCGGATCCGACGCTGAGCCGTTCCTTCGGCGACCCCTTTGTCCCCATAGGGCGGGTTGACACGTCCTGGTACCACACGATAAATGCCAGTTTGCACATGTGGATAACTTGTGGATGAATCGCGCCGACCTCGGGACGAATGTGCGCCAAACGCCGCATCCTGTGGATAACTCGGAATGACAAGGATGTAGCCAACACCCCGTATTGGTGCGGATTCCTCAGTGATTCCACATCTCACACGCGTGTAGTTCCCTACTCGCTACTGATATCCACCGACTTATCCACAGTTTCCACAGCGGTTAACACTATTAAGGAGTTAACCCTTTGAGATAGCGATCCGATCACCTCGAAGGTGTGGGAACCCGTCGTATGGCGCACCGCAGCTGTGGGGATACGATGGGAACCCCTGACGTGGGTCCACCTGCGCCAGGTCATGTAATTACGACGAGGGAGCGCCCGTGAGGTTCCAGGTCAACCGCGATGTCTTCAGCGAAGCTGTGTCCTTCGTCGTCAAACTGCTGCCCCAGCGCAACCCGCAGCCGATCCTCGCCGGAGTCCTGATCGAAGCGGGCGAGCAGGGGCTCACCCTCTCGGCATTCGACTACGAGGCTTCAGCGCGGACCACGATCGAAGCCACGATCGACACCCCCGGCACGATCCTCGTGCACGGAAGGTTGCTCTCAGACATCGCGAGCCGCCTCCCGAACGCGCCGATCGAGATCGCCGTCGAGGAAGACGGCGGCATCGCTGTCAGCTGCGGATCTGCACGATTCACGCTTGCCGCCATGCCGGTTGAGGAATATCCCTCCATTCCCGAGGTATCCGGCTCGTCAGGTGTCGTCCCCGCCGATGACTTCGGCACTGCGATCGCACAGGTCGGTTTCGCCGCCTCCCGTGATGACGTGACGCCGGTTCTGACCGGTGTGCAGCTCGAGGTATCGGGTCACAGCCTGAGTCTGGTGGCCACCGACCGCTATCGCGTGTCACTCCGCGATGTGCCGTGGGATGGTGAGGCGCCGGAGCAGACAGCGCTGGTACCCGCTCGTACATTGACGGAAGTCGGCAAGACGTTCGGACATGCCGGCACGATCCAGGTCGCGTTCTCCGGTCAGGGCGATCGTGAGATCATCGCGTTCACCGCCGGCAACAAGACCGTGACCTCGCTCCTGATCAAGGGCAATTTCCCGCCGGTTCGGCGCCTGTTCCCCGAGCAGACCGAGCACTACGCAGTCGTGAACACCGCCGACCTGATCGAGGCTGTTCGCCGAGTCGCGCTGGTGCTCGACCGTGCGGCTCCGTTGCGATTCACCTTCACCTCGGACAGCGTGACGATGGACGCATCCGGCAGCGAGCACGCGCGAGCGTCGGAGTCGGTCGATGCTCACCTCTCTGGTGGCGACGATGTGACACTCGGCCTGAATCCCCAGTACCTGACCGAAGCGCTCAGCGCCGTCAAGAGCGAGTTCGTGCGCGTGACGTTCACCTCGAGCGATAACGCGAACAAGCTCAGTCCGGTGCTCATCACCAGCCAGACCTCCGTCGAGCAGGCCGGCAACGATTCGTTCAAGTACCTCCTGCAGCCCAACCTCCTCCTCCGCTGATCTCCTT
The DNA window shown above is from Microbacterium murale and carries:
- the dnaN gene encoding DNA polymerase III subunit beta translates to MRFQVNRDVFSEAVSFVVKLLPQRNPQPILAGVLIEAGEQGLTLSAFDYEASARTTIEATIDTPGTILVHGRLLSDIASRLPNAPIEIAVEEDGGIAVSCGSARFTLAAMPVEEYPSIPEVSGSSGVVPADDFGTAIAQVGFAASRDDVTPVLTGVQLEVSGHSLSLVATDRYRVSLRDVPWDGEAPEQTALVPARTLTEVGKTFGHAGTIQVAFSGQGDREIIAFTAGNKTVTSLLIKGNFPPVRRLFPEQTEHYAVVNTADLIEAVRRVALVLDRAAPLRFTFTSDSVTMDASGSEHARASESVDAHLSGGDDVTLGLNPQYLTEALSAVKSEFVRVTFTSSDNANKLSPVLITSQTSVEQAGNDSFKYLLQPNLLLR